From Nicotiana tabacum cultivar K326 chromosome 22, ASM71507v2, whole genome shotgun sequence, one genomic window encodes:
- the LOC107809239 gene encoding uncharacterized protein LOC107809239: MLQQGQLKEMLSGKGRSTFARGRERQGPPKSYSLARTINMIIGGRDDSSINGVKFISTHKLKNSITYERNDGLEESTIFDESDANNLTFPHNDALVITVRILDNDVKRIMVDDGSGACIIHPRVLAQMRLEDKIVPRCITLTSFNNAVEQTLGRIALPFLAGGITLEITFHIIDQATTYNAIVG; the protein is encoded by the coding sequence ATGTTGCAGCAAGGGCAACTCAAAGAGATGCTGAGTGGCAAAGGAAGAAGTACTTTTGCCAGGGGTAGAGAACGTCAAGGCCCGCCGAAGTCGTACTCACTAGCGCGTACCATCAATATGATTATTGGTGGCAGGGATGACTCCTCCATTAATGGCGTCAAGTTCATTTCCACCCATAAGCTCAAAAACTCGATCACCTATGAACGGAATGACGGACTCGAAGAAAGTACCATCTTCGACGAGTCAGATGCCAACAATTTGACTTTCCCTCATAATGATGCTCTAGTCATTACTGTACGAATTCTAGATAATGATGTTAAACGTATCATGGTAGATGATGGGAGTGGAGCGTGCATCATCCATCCCCGAGTCCTCGCCCAGATGAGACTCGAGGACAAAATAGTGCCACGTTGCATCACACTAACCAgctttaacaatgcagttgaacagACCTTGGGAAGAATTGCACTACCCTTCCTTGCCGGTGGCATAACTCTAGAGATAACTTTCCACATCATAGACCAGGCCACCACATACAATGCCATAGTAGGATGA
- the LOC107809240 gene encoding uncharacterized protein LOC107809240: MAERGGFGRGFGGRGGRGGDRGGRGRGGRRPRRETEEEKWVPVTKLGRLVKDSKIRSLEQIYLHSLPIKEYQIIDTLIGPSLKDEVMKIMPVQKQTRAGQRTRFKAFVVVGDGNGHVGLGVKCSKEVATAIRGAIILAKLSVIPVRRGYWGNKIGKPHTVPCKVTGKCGSVTVRMVPAPRGAGIVAARVPKKVLQFAGIEDVFTSSRGSTKTLGNFVKATFDCLMKTYGFLTPDFWKETRFTKSPFQEYADVLSKPASKVIVHSTEEAAPETVQA, from the exons ATGGCTGAGAGAGGAGGATTCGGCCGTGGATTCGGTGGTCGTGGTGGAAGAGGCGGAGACCGTGGTGGTCGTGGCCGTGGGGGCCGCCGTCCCCGCCGTGAAACCGAAGAGGAAAAATGGGTCCCAGTCACCAAACTTGGGAGACTCGTAAAAGACAGCAAAATCCGTTCATTGGAACAAATCTACCTTCATTCACTACCAATCAAGGAGTACCAAATCATAGACACACTCATCGGTCCATCTCTAAAGGACGAAGTGATGAAAATCATGCCGGTTCAGAAACAAACCCGGGCCGGACAGAGAACCCGGTTCAAGGCCTTCGTTGTTGTAGGTGACGGAAATGGACACGTGGGATTAGGCGTCAAGTGTTCGAAAGAAGTGGCGACTGCCATTCGTGGCGCGATTATATTGGCTAAGCTTTCTGTGATTCCTGTGAGGAGAGGTTATTGGGGTAACAAGATTGGAAAGCCGCATACCGTGCCGTGTAAGGTTACAGGGAAATGTGGGTCTGTGACTGTCCGTATGGTGCCTGCTCCACGTGGTGCTGGTATTGTGGCTGCTAGGGTTCCTAAAAAGGTGCTGCAGTTTGCTGGTATTGAGGATGTCTTCACCTCCTCTCGTGGATCCACCAAAACCCTCGGCAACTTTGTCAAG GCAACCTTTGATTGTTTAATGAAGACATACGGTTTCCTTACTCCAGACTTCTGGAAGGAGACTCGCTTCACTAAATCTCCTTTCCAAGAATACGCTGATGTCTTGTCAAAGCCTGCCAGTAAGGTTATTGTCCACTCAACTGAGGAGGCAGCACCTGAGACGGTTCAGGCTTGA